Proteins encoded within one genomic window of Pristis pectinata isolate sPriPec2 chromosome 5, sPriPec2.1.pri, whole genome shotgun sequence:
- the LOC127570800 gene encoding regulator of G-protein signaling 9-binding protein B-like, translated as MPIQNIKVADEGTAGSAKARDDCRALVDSLNKVTGCYRHLAIGVGGSADSAGLRDELRKTREKTQDLAVVIRNKLTAVLRDKNLGKEERAEMERLWVIFCSSLELFQVDMCKVLELGQGFALAGTERPLIQTGMSGGTSEVAARALSVQNIVHDTALDVSSLEQRELQEQIEKVDRMVENMEMKVNVLRWTVEAKGDAYHSVLSNDTSSVALLSVDDEVRGWWCCDRSKCLTSMLLCTAALTAVVLSVCAANLA; from the coding sequence ATGCCGATCCAGAACATTAAGGTGGCAGATGAAGGCACGGCGGGCTCAGCCAAGGCGAGGGATGACTGCAGAGCTCTGGTGGACTCGCTGAACAAGGTGACGGGATGTTACAGGCACCTGGCTATTGGTGTCGGAGGGTCGGCGGACTCCGCCGGCCTGAGGGATGAGTTGAGGAAAACCAGGGAAAAGACCCAAGACCTGGCCGTGGTGATAAGGAACAAACTGACGGCGGTGCTTCGGGACAAGAACCTGGGCAAAGAGGAGAGAGCGGAGATGGAGCGCCTGTGGGTCATCTTCTGCTCCAGCCTGGAGTTGTTTCAGGTGGATATGTGCAAGGTGTTGGAACTGGGACAAGGATTTGCCTTGGCCGGGACGGAGAGACCCCTGATCCAGACCGGGATGTCAGGGGGCACTTCGGAGGTAGCAGCCCGGGCGCTGAGCGTCCAGAACATAGTCCACGACACAGCCCTGGACGTGTCGAGTCTGGAGCAGAGggagctacaagagcagatcgaGAAGGTGGACAGGATGGTGGAGAACATGGAGATGAAGGTCAACGTGCTCAGGTGGACAGTGGAAGCCAAGGGAGACGCGTACCACTCGGTGCTGAGCAACGACACCTCCTCGGTGGCCCTGCTGTCGGTGGACGACGAGGTGCGTGGCTGGTGGTGCTGTGATCGGAGCAAGTGTCTTACATCCATGCTGCTCTGCACGGCGGCTCTCACCGCTGTCGTGCTGTCCGTCTGTGCTGCTAACCTTGCGTGA